Proteins encoded within one genomic window of Anastrepha ludens isolate Willacy chromosome 4, idAnaLude1.1, whole genome shotgun sequence:
- the LOC128861675 gene encoding sterile alpha motif domain-containing protein 1, producing MFKFVTFVLAALVACVSAHVAPLAAAPLAVAAYANAPLYAAGGSSQIDVRNNYDGTLSSYTTTPFQYSGPFASRYVSGVPAAYAAAAPLSAPLAVPALAKYAAPAAFAVPAPLAALPAPLAALPAPLAAAPAPLAAAPFATPYAAPFAAPAQYAW from the exons atgttcaaattc GTGACTTTCGTTCTTGCCGCTCTCGTCGCTTGCGTGTCAGCCCATGTAGCACCACTAGCCGCTGCTCCTCTGGCTGTCGCTGCCTACGCCAATGCACCATTGTACGCCGCTGGTGGCAGTAGTCAAATCGACGTACGCAACAACTATGATGGCACACTCTCATCGTACACCACAACACCATTCCAATATTCTGGTCCCTTCGCTAGCCGCTATGTGTCCGGTGTACCCGCTGcctatgctgctgctgctccacTGAGCGCTCCATTAGCTGTTCCAGCTTTAGCTAAATACGCTGCGCCAGCTGCTTTCGCCGTGCCCGCACCATTGGCTGCTTTACCAGCTCCTCTGGCTGCTTTGCCCGCTCCCTTGGCTGCTGCGCCCGCTCCTCTTGCTGCAGCACCATTTGCTACGCCCTATGCCGCGCCTTTCGCTGCCCCAGCCCAATATGCTTGGTAG